One window from the genome of Phycisphaerales bacterium encodes:
- a CDS encoding sulfotransferase: MSRLNLIIAGAQRSATSSLKQALMLSPEICFLSNSKEVLSYKGEYVGFPFATPFNSYSMIGLEDGGKVYEEMTTADRPRRERWNPAKLMKPKPKYYGTKWPYFMVFPHIACNIRQHLPDARILFILRNPTDCLWSSYRKSYSGSDLLSDFGSMVDERLAAVKDNFDDSNRQRWQHMLYSDARLLHLDRGMYYSQLMNYIHLFGWSQVFVTNYQDFADQPLKALADVMSWLNLPEPGQDGIDYSQVGKKHNSVHDHATKEISALAMPVDVRKKLDNFYDPSNRRLCELMDWDFDSWTQA, encoded by the coding sequence ATGTCACGTCTGAATCTGATCATCGCCGGAGCCCAGCGGTCGGCTACGAGCTCTCTTAAGCAAGCTCTTATGTTGAGTCCAGAAATTTGCTTTCTGAGTAACTCCAAGGAAGTCTTGTCCTATAAAGGCGAGTATGTTGGCTTTCCTTTTGCGACACCCTTTAACTCCTACAGCATGATTGGGCTCGAAGATGGCGGCAAGGTCTATGAAGAGATGACGACAGCCGATAGGCCGCGCCGTGAGCGATGGAATCCAGCCAAGCTAATGAAACCAAAGCCAAAGTATTACGGCACGAAGTGGCCTTACTTTATGGTGTTCCCTCACATTGCTTGCAACATTCGACAACATCTTCCAGATGCTCGAATTCTGTTCATATTACGCAACCCAACAGATTGTCTGTGGTCTTCATATCGGAAAAGCTATAGCGGCTCAGATCTTCTCAGTGACTTTGGGTCTATGGTAGATGAAAGACTGGCCGCTGTTAAAGACAACTTCGATGACAGTAATCGGCAGAGGTGGCAACATATGTTGTATTCTGATGCCCGTTTATTGCATCTTGACCGTGGCATGTACTATTCACAGCTTATGAACTACATCCATCTGTTCGGGTGGTCTCAAGTATTTGTCACGAACTACCAAGATTTCGCAGATCAGCCACTAAAAGCCCTTGCTGATGTCATGTCATGGCTCAATCTTCCTGAGCCAGGCCAGGATGGAATTGATTACAGCCAAGTGGGGAAAAAGCATAATTCTGTTCATGACCATGCCACAAAAGAAATATCTGCTTTGGCTATGCCAGTAGATGTTCGAAAGAAACTAGATAATTTTTATGATCCGTCAAATAGGCGTCTATGTGAGTTAATGGATTGGGACTTCGACTCGTGGACACAAGCGTGA
- a CDS encoding methyltransferase domain-containing protein: protein MTNVPYCILSTARSGSTALATLLDTAVNGHCASEPMPNLNRETRAALDGCLSDKDKMKLVRDVLVPRFKKGLTEHGNYGEKNVTYGPFIPALAKESNCRFVLLTRDGRDVVTSMMNWHIAKFGNIYREGLQSEALEPAAVSSAANLLISDDSSDYARNRPQPGDPVYELWEKMPRSHMCAWYWSACNSVYLKGLESVTGDRVRCIDLARDGVEGIEGMYEWLGLDSPGRDQVQEIMDQRVNSLAYRQTPNPRPAASWPWWSGEMRDAFDRHAGQMMIDLKYSNCARSRWKPKNYGQFWKEHDGGLEWYTWMYESRKAVHQDLLSFIDGHSELQTVADFGCGLGVGYCDALADRRYVGFDLAHPAIAWCQENRPNKKHHYRSCDFIVEDADEKFDLVFSQGTIDNSYDMDAYLAAMVRWSQGWIYVTCYRGWFPELTDHQYSWNEEHGCSYNDLSPSRAQRTLERLGCHSIEISTVATGNDSIPRETRIIARVPENRGKDS, encoded by the coding sequence ATGACAAACGTTCCCTATTGTATTCTTAGTACAGCAAGATCTGGCTCGACAGCTTTGGCGACATTGCTCGATACTGCAGTGAATGGTCATTGTGCTTCAGAGCCCATGCCCAATCTCAATCGTGAAACAAGAGCAGCTTTAGATGGATGCCTTAGTGACAAAGATAAAATGAAATTGGTGCGGGATGTGTTAGTGCCCCGTTTTAAGAAGGGGTTAACAGAACACGGAAATTATGGCGAAAAAAATGTGACCTATGGTCCGTTTATTCCAGCGCTCGCAAAGGAAAGCAACTGTCGTTTCGTGCTGTTGACTCGGGATGGTCGCGATGTGGTGACTTCAATGATGAATTGGCACATCGCGAAGTTTGGAAATATTTATCGGGAAGGTTTGCAATCCGAAGCGTTGGAGCCAGCAGCGGTGAGTTCGGCAGCGAACTTGCTGATTAGTGACGATAGTTCTGATTACGCTCGTAACCGGCCACAGCCAGGGGATCCAGTGTACGAGTTATGGGAAAAAATGCCGCGAAGTCACATGTGTGCTTGGTATTGGAGTGCCTGTAATTCTGTTTACCTTAAAGGCTTGGAATCAGTGACTGGTGATCGAGTCCGTTGCATCGATCTCGCTCGGGATGGAGTAGAGGGAATTGAAGGTATGTATGAATGGCTTGGTCTCGACTCCCCTGGTCGGGATCAAGTACAAGAAATTATGGATCAGCGGGTTAACTCTCTCGCATATCGGCAGACGCCAAATCCAAGGCCAGCGGCTTCCTGGCCGTGGTGGTCAGGGGAAATGCGGGATGCGTTTGATCGGCATGCAGGTCAGATGATGATCGATCTTAAATACAGCAATTGTGCTCGCAGTAGATGGAAGCCCAAAAACTATGGTCAGTTTTGGAAAGAGCATGATGGTGGTCTTGAGTGGTATACGTGGATGTATGAGTCTCGAAAAGCCGTTCATCAAGACTTATTGTCATTTATAGATGGTCATTCTGAGTTGCAAACGGTTGCAGATTTTGGATGTGGTTTGGGTGTTGGTTATTGCGATGCTTTGGCGGATCGCCGCTATGTCGGTTTTGATCTTGCTCATCCTGCTATTGCATGGTGTCAGGAAAACCGTCCTAATAAGAAACATCATTATCGATCTTGTGATTTTATTGTTGAGGATGCTGATGAAAAGTTCGATCTGGTCTTTTCACAGGGAACCATCGACAATAGTTATGATATGGATGCGTATCTGGCAGCAATGGTGCGCTGGTCGCAAGGTTGGATCTATGTGACGTGCTATCGTGGCTGGTTCCCCGAATTAACAGATCATCAATACTCTTGGAATGAAGAACACGGCTGTTCTTACAACGACTTGTCTCCTAGTCGAGCTCAGCGGACGCTTGAAAGACTTGGATGTCATTCAATTGAGATCAGTACCGTTGCAACGGGAAATGATTCGATTCCACGTGAAACAAGAATAATAGCTCGCGTGCCTGAAAACCGCGGTAAGGATTCATGA